In Amycolatopsis methanolica 239, a single genomic region encodes these proteins:
- a CDS encoding xanthine dehydrogenase family protein molybdopterin-binding subunit has protein sequence MTATLPAHSGHVVPEVESAPPPGTSWVGRSVRRKEDRPLVTGTGTYVADIELPGMLEVAMLRSGVAHARIVSIDTSAAESLPGVHAVITGTDIADAVKPFSRFVDQEHTPPGLAEAASPVTLPCDIEVLPVDRVRYVGQAIAAVIATDRYVAEDALGLIEVEYSDLPVIVDPEEAIADGAPLLHEDIPRNTQAYFEVEAGDVTAAFAKATHTDSFRFTTQRQAGVPMETRGVVATFDRVADELQVWSSTQAPFMVRTRICEQLDVPEHKVRVTAPDVGGGFGPKVQVYPEEVLMAHLALTYRIPLRWIEDRLEHLTSTAHSRDQIHFVDVAYEPDGTVVAIDDRFLLDCGAYNPFSITCAYNSAAHFRSLYQVPHFRSRGECVLTNKTPNVPYRGAGRPEAIFAMDRLVVEIARKLGLDPVEVMRRNLVPVEDMPCSRGMPYRDGNEIVYDAVDFPSAFDKALAAVDYERHKHDQQALRERGVWRGIGVGTYVEGTGIGPFEGAQVELTPAGVVLVGAGSAPHGQSHRTTLAQIACDELGTHIDQVIVRAGDTAVVPYGCGTFASRSAVTAGSAVLVASRRLRERIVAIAATILGAPRETLELADSTVFVADEPDRMVTFAQIAAAAAPGPHSQVPKDFEAGIKETYYFVPPTVTFGYGFQVAEVEVDVETGFVDLKNMVIVHDCGRIIHPQIVDGQIQGGVAQGIGAALYEQLVYDPQGQPQTTTFMDYLLPTMNDIPVAHQIHLETPSERNPLGVKGVGEAGTISPPAAIANAVVDALAPLGVSIDRLPVTPFSVHQAIERARTA, from the coding sequence ATGACCGCCACCCTGCCAGCCCATTCCGGCCACGTGGTCCCGGAAGTGGAGTCCGCGCCACCGCCGGGCACCTCCTGGGTCGGCCGCAGCGTCCGGCGTAAGGAAGACCGGCCGCTCGTCACAGGTACGGGCACCTACGTCGCCGACATCGAACTGCCCGGCATGCTCGAGGTCGCGATGCTGCGCAGCGGCGTCGCGCACGCCCGGATCGTCTCGATCGATACCAGCGCGGCGGAAAGCCTGCCCGGCGTGCACGCGGTGATCACCGGGACGGACATCGCGGACGCGGTCAAGCCGTTCAGCCGGTTCGTCGACCAGGAGCACACCCCGCCCGGACTCGCCGAGGCGGCGTCGCCGGTCACTCTCCCGTGTGACATCGAGGTGCTCCCGGTGGACCGGGTCCGCTACGTCGGCCAGGCGATCGCCGCGGTCATCGCGACCGACCGCTACGTCGCCGAGGACGCGCTCGGACTGATCGAAGTCGAGTACTCCGACCTTCCGGTGATCGTCGACCCCGAGGAAGCGATCGCCGACGGGGCCCCGTTGCTGCATGAAGACATACCCCGCAACACCCAGGCCTACTTCGAGGTCGAGGCGGGCGACGTCACCGCCGCCTTCGCTAAGGCGACGCACACCGACAGCTTCCGCTTCACCACCCAGCGGCAGGCCGGCGTACCTATGGAGACCCGCGGCGTGGTCGCAACTTTCGACCGAGTCGCCGACGAGCTGCAAGTCTGGAGCTCGACCCAGGCGCCGTTCATGGTCCGGACCCGTATCTGCGAGCAGCTCGACGTGCCCGAGCACAAGGTCCGCGTGACCGCGCCCGACGTCGGCGGCGGGTTCGGCCCGAAGGTGCAGGTCTACCCCGAGGAGGTGCTCATGGCGCACCTCGCCCTTACCTACCGCATCCCGCTGCGGTGGATCGAGGATCGCCTAGAGCACCTCACCTCCACCGCCCACTCCCGCGACCAGATCCACTTCGTCGACGTCGCCTACGAGCCAGACGGCACCGTCGTCGCCATCGACGACCGCTTCCTGCTGGACTGCGGCGCCTACAATCCGTTCTCCATCACCTGCGCGTACAACAGTGCCGCGCACTTCCGCAGCCTCTACCAGGTGCCGCACTTTCGCTCGCGCGGCGAGTGCGTGCTCACCAACAAGACGCCGAACGTCCCCTACCGCGGCGCAGGACGACCGGAGGCCATCTTCGCGATGGACCGGCTCGTCGTCGAGATCGCACGCAAGCTGGGCCTCGACCCAGTCGAGGTCATGCGGCGCAACCTCGTGCCCGTGGAAGACATGCCCTGCTCGCGGGGGATGCCGTACCGGGACGGCAACGAGATCGTCTACGACGCCGTCGACTTTCCTTCAGCCTTCGACAAGGCGCTCGCCGCCGTCGACTACGAGCGGCACAAGCACGACCAGCAGGCACTGCGCGAGCGCGGCGTTTGGCGCGGCATCGGTGTCGGCACCTACGTCGAGGGCACCGGCATCGGCCCCTTCGAGGGCGCCCAGGTCGAGCTCACGCCCGCCGGCGTCGTTCTGGTCGGCGCCGGCAGCGCACCGCACGGCCAGAGCCACCGCACTACGTTAGCCCAGATCGCGTGCGATGAGCTCGGGACGCACATCGACCAGGTCATCGTGCGTGCCGGGGACACCGCCGTGGTGCCCTACGGCTGCGGAACGTTCGCCTCGCGCAGCGCGGTGACCGCGGGCTCGGCCGTTCTGGTCGCCTCCCGCAGGCTCCGCGAGCGCATCGTCGCGATCGCCGCCACCATCCTCGGCGCGCCGCGGGAGACCCTCGAGCTCGCCGACTCGACGGTCTTCGTCGCCGACGAGCCCGATCGGATGGTGACCTTCGCCCAGATCGCCGCTGCCGCCGCGCCCGGCCCACACTCGCAGGTCCCGAAGGACTTCGAAGCCGGGATCAAGGAGACCTACTACTTCGTTCCGCCTACGGTGACCTTCGGCTACGGCTTCCAGGTCGCCGAGGTCGAGGTCGACGTCGAAACCGGCTTCGTGGACCTGAAGAACATGGTGATCGTGCACGACTGCGGGCGCATCATCCACCCCCAGATCGTTGACGGGCAGATCCAAGGGGGGGTCGCCCAGGGCATCGGCGCCGCCCTCTACGAGCAGCTGGTCTACGACCCGCAGGGGCAGCCGCAGACCACGACATTCATGGACTACCTGCTGCCCACGATGAACGACATCCCGGTGGCGCACCAGATCCACCTGGAGACCCCGTCCGAGCGCAACCCGCTCGGCGTCAAGGGAGTCGGCGAGGCGGGGACGATCTCCCCTCCCGCCGCGATCGCCAACGCCGTCGTCGACGCCCTAGCCCCGCTCGGCGTCTCGATCGACCGGCTCCCCGTCACCCCGTTCAGCGTGCACCAGGCCATCGAACGGGCACGCACGGCGTAG
- a CDS encoding (2Fe-2S)-binding protein yields MSVQATGQEIAITLAVNGATLTAEAEPRISLADFLRDKLGLTGTHLGCEHGVCGACTVLLDGYSARACLVLAVTAQRHEITTIEGIAQDGELDEVQQAFSEQHGLQCGFCTPGFVMATQEFLAEGHPTDDATIRDQLGGNICRCTGYSAIVRAVQCAADKRAACGSACGAADKGTPSVDGERTEPEDAA; encoded by the coding sequence ATGAGCGTCCAGGCCACCGGCCAGGAAATCGCGATCACCCTGGCTGTCAACGGTGCCACGCTGACGGCCGAGGCCGAACCCCGGATCAGTCTGGCGGACTTCCTGCGCGACAAGCTCGGGCTGACCGGCACGCACCTCGGGTGCGAGCACGGTGTGTGCGGTGCCTGCACCGTCCTGCTCGACGGCTACTCCGCCCGGGCGTGCCTGGTGCTGGCCGTCACCGCGCAACGCCACGAGATCACGACGATCGAGGGGATCGCGCAGGACGGTGAACTCGACGAGGTCCAGCAGGCGTTCTCCGAGCAGCACGGCCTGCAGTGCGGGTTCTGCACGCCGGGCTTCGTCATGGCGACCCAGGAGTTCCTCGCCGAGGGACACCCCACCGACGACGCGACGATCCGCGACCAGCTCGGCGGCAACATCTGCCGCTGCACCGGCTACTCCGCGATCGTGCGGGCGGTGCAGTGCGCGGCGGACAAACGGGCAGCCTGCGGGTCCGCCTGCGGTGCCGCCGACAAGGGGACGCCGTCCGTGGACGGGGAGCGAACTGAACCGGAGGACGCAGCATGA
- a CDS encoding FAD binding domain-containing protein: MKPAAFAYEAPGTAAEAVDLLARHGEDAKFLAGGQSLLPLLGLRLAAPTALIDLNGVTELAHHRHTPDELVVGALCRHRDIELDPRVAARSPMIAEAVRHIGHVAIRNRGTVGGSLVHADPSAEWTVLAMLLDATFVILGPSGARTLGAAEFFDGFLATTLEPGELLTEVRFPLASPTTGTAFVELARRHGDFAIASAAAALETDGDGRITSARLAASGAAPAVVRLTAAEEALRGRPVGEAAFAEAADAAVEAAEPTPDLHGDAEYRRRLVGVIVRRALTRAAERIEDNS, from the coding sequence ATGAAGCCCGCGGCGTTCGCCTACGAGGCGCCAGGGACCGCGGCAGAGGCGGTAGATCTGCTGGCCCGGCACGGTGAGGATGCCAAGTTCCTGGCCGGCGGTCAGAGCCTGCTGCCGCTGCTCGGACTGCGACTCGCCGCGCCCACGGCACTGATCGACCTGAACGGCGTGACCGAGCTGGCGCACCACCGGCACACACCCGACGAGCTCGTGGTCGGCGCGCTGTGTCGACACCGCGACATCGAGCTCGACCCGCGCGTCGCGGCCCGGTCGCCGATGATCGCCGAGGCCGTCCGTCACATCGGCCACGTGGCCATCCGCAACCGGGGGACCGTCGGGGGCAGCCTCGTTCACGCCGACCCCTCCGCGGAGTGGACCGTCCTGGCGATGCTGCTCGACGCCACGTTCGTGATCCTCGGTCCGTCCGGCGCGCGGACCCTTGGCGCGGCCGAGTTCTTCGACGGCTTCCTGGCCACCACCCTCGAGCCAGGTGAGCTTCTCACCGAGGTCCGGTTCCCGCTGGCCTCGCCCACGACCGGCACCGCCTTCGTCGAGCTTGCCCGCCGCCACGGCGACTTCGCCATCGCGTCTGCCGCGGCGGCCCTGGAGACCGACGGCGACGGTCGCATCACGAGCGCGCGCCTGGCCGCCTCCGGCGCCGCGCCCGCGGTCGTGCGGCTGACCGCTGCCGAGGAAGCGCTCCGTGGCAGACCAGTTGGGGAGGCCGCCTTCGCGGAAGCCGCCGATGCCGCCGTCGAGGCCGCTGAGCCCACCCCGGACCTGCATGGAGACGCCGAGTACCGGCGGCGGCTGGTGGGCGTCATAGTCCGGCGGGCCCTCACCCGCGCCGCCGAGAGGATCGAGGACAACTCATGA
- a CDS encoding RidA family protein: protein MTTEAHSPVDRAHPYSPARLVGDTAYVSGALAVDRAGEPVTGASEALDAALDRLEERLGTVGLCLADLVKLTYFVTDISLREAANDQLIARFEAPRPARSFLAVSALPYGATVEIEAVARRQADDGTAR, encoded by the coding sequence ATGACGACTGAAGCTCACTCGCCCGTCGACCGGGCCCACCCTTACTCGCCCGCGAGGCTCGTAGGTGACACGGCCTACGTCTCCGGCGCCCTAGCTGTCGATCGCGCGGGTGAGCCGGTCACAGGGGCCAGCGAAGCGCTCGACGCGGCCCTCGACCGCCTTGAGGAGCGACTCGGCACTGTCGGGCTCTGCTTGGCAGATCTCGTCAAGCTGACCTACTTCGTCACCGACATCAGCCTCCGCGAAGCTGCCAATGATCAGCTGATCGCCCGGTTCGAGGCTCCCCGCCCGGCGCGCAGCTTCCTCGCCGTCTCGGCTCTGCCTTATGGGGCCACGGTCGAGATCGAGGCGGTAGCCCGGCGACAAGCCGACGACGGCACCGCGCGATGA
- a CDS encoding aspartate dehydrogenase domain-containing protein, which yields MTAESLARSEAGVDAMRVGLVGYGAIGRQVVEALIAGRVPGAVLAGIMDKAGAPEEFAVADVDALVDTADIIVEAAGSQALQEIAPAVLERGGTLLAVSTGAFLRPAVRPLLDHPGPGRIILSTGAIAGLDLIRAARLSGSGVRVDLRTTKRPPALVQPWMSDEQRDGLQQARPGDAPSVVFSGGPEQAAELFPANLNVAAALALAVDSPEAVHVELVADPNAERTRHEVTVTSDLGVHRFVLENYPSPANPATSALVAWAVLRCLADLGPRARPAFR from the coding sequence GTGACGGCGGAATCTCTCGCCCGGTCCGAGGCCGGTGTCGACGCGATGCGGGTCGGTCTCGTCGGCTACGGCGCGATCGGTCGTCAGGTAGTGGAAGCGCTCATTGCGGGCCGGGTGCCGGGGGCCGTGCTCGCCGGGATCATGGATAAGGCGGGCGCCCCGGAGGAGTTCGCCGTCGCGGACGTCGACGCCCTCGTGGACACCGCGGACATCATCGTGGAGGCGGCGGGCTCGCAGGCTCTGCAGGAAATCGCACCCGCGGTTCTCGAGCGTGGCGGCACTCTTCTCGCGGTGTCCACCGGGGCGTTTCTCCGGCCCGCGGTGCGACCGCTGCTAGATCACCCTGGGCCGGGCCGGATCATCCTGAGCACCGGTGCGATCGCCGGCCTCGACCTGATTCGCGCGGCACGGCTCTCGGGCTCCGGGGTCCGGGTGGACCTTCGCACGACGAAGCGCCCGCCCGCGCTCGTGCAACCCTGGATGTCAGACGAGCAGCGCGACGGGTTGCAGCAGGCCCGTCCGGGTGACGCGCCATCCGTTGTCTTCAGTGGCGGACCGGAGCAAGCCGCGGAGCTGTTCCCCGCCAACCTCAATGTCGCCGCGGCGCTGGCCCTGGCCGTCGATTCGCCCGAGGCGGTGCACGTAGAGCTGGTGGCCGATCCGAACGCGGAGCGGACCAGGCACGAGGTGACCGTCACCTCGGACCTCGGCGTGCATCGGTTCGTCTTGGAGAACTACCCGAGCCCAGCTAACCCCGCGACCAGCGCACTGGTCGCGTGGGCGGTGCTGCGCTGCCTCGCCGACCTGGGCCCTCGGGCTCGTCCGGCGTTCCGTTAG
- a CDS encoding SRPBCC family protein, with protein MQLEHTFIIAAPLDKAWAALNDPARVAPCFPGAALTEAAGDEFAGTVKIKVGPISMTYKGKGTYQERDDSDHRVVIGASGRDTRGNGTAAATLTGTLRAAGADKTEVTVITDMTITGRPAQFGRGVISDVADSIIGRFSSSLAESLTAPSAQAATPAESVPASAASVEPLDLLGAAPMLRWAGPAAVGVLALAVAGLCAALFRRRRSW; from the coding sequence GTGCAGCTCGAACACACCTTCATCATCGCAGCGCCGCTAGACAAGGCATGGGCGGCACTGAACGATCCCGCGCGCGTCGCTCCGTGCTTCCCCGGCGCGGCGCTGACCGAGGCCGCCGGTGACGAGTTCGCCGGGACCGTGAAGATCAAGGTCGGCCCGATCTCCATGACCTACAAGGGCAAGGGCACCTACCAAGAGCGCGACGACAGCGACCACCGCGTGGTCATCGGCGCGTCCGGGCGCGACACCCGCGGCAACGGCACCGCTGCCGCCACGTTGACCGGCACGCTCCGCGCCGCCGGTGCGGACAAGACCGAGGTCACCGTGATCACCGATATGACTATCACGGGAAGGCCGGCCCAGTTCGGCCGAGGCGTCATCTCCGACGTCGCGGACTCGATCATCGGCCGGTTCTCCTCGTCCCTGGCGGAGTCGCTGACCGCCCCGTCCGCTCAGGCCGCCACACCGGCGGAGTCGGTTCCGGCGTCCGCGGCTTCGGTCGAGCCGCTCGACCTGCTCGGCGCGGCCCCGATGCTGCGTTGGGCTGGTCCCGCGGCCGTAGGCGTTCTCGCCCTCGCCGTCGCGGGCCTGTGCGCCGCCCTGTTCCGCCGCAGGCGGTCCTGGTGA